CAGATGCATCGACGGACCGTGGCGAAGGTCAACGCGGAATGTCAGGCGGATTTCCTTAAGAAGATGCTTGACAAGTTGAGCGAAGAAGAAAAGGATGTGGTCCGCCGTGGCCGCAACTGTAAGCAAGGGACGCTTCCAAGGAGCACTTCCGCAACGAAGTACAGGCAGAGTACGGGCTTCGAGGCCTTGGTAGGCTTTTTGTTTCTCACCGGTCAGGAACAAAGACTGAAGGAGGTCCTTGGATTTGGTGAATAAGCGTTTCCTTACCGGCGAAAGAAAAGGGGTTACTTTCCGATGGAGACCTTGATTTTCGGACGGAACCCGGTCCTGGAGGCCATACGGGCTGGCCGCCTGATTCATAAAATAGTCTTGCCCAAACAAGCCCAGCTGAGGACTAAGTCCGGTGACGTCTTGCATACAATTAAACAAAGAGCGGCGCAGGCGGGGATTCTCGTCGAGTATGTGGATCGCGAAGTCTTGGACGAACTGGTCCCGGGTCAGAACCACCAAGGGGTCATTGCTGTGGTGGAACCCTTTTCTTATACCCCTTTTGATGAGTTCCTCGCCGATTTGGGCAAGGGGAAAACACCTTTGGTAGTCTTGTTAGACCATTGGCAGGATCCACAGAACCTGGGTTCTTTGCTTCGTACGGCGGAGGCCGCGGGTGTAGATGGGGTGATCTTGCCGAAGCGACGCTCTGTGGGGGTCAACGCCACAGTGGCTAAAGTTGCTGCTGGTGCTTTGGAATATGTGAAGGTGGTCCAGGTGAGCAACTTGGTGCAGACGATCGGGGTGCTGAAGGAGCACGGTCTTTGGATTGCCGGGGCCAGTGCCAACGCACCCCAAAGCTGTTACCAAACAGATTTTACCGTACCTTTGGGGTTGGTAATTGGCTCCGAAGGTGCAGGTTTGAGTCGTTTGGTGGAAGAGAATTGCGATTTCTTAACAGCGATACCTATGCAGGGAGAGATCAGCTCTTTGAACGCAGCTGTGTCAGCAGCGATCCTAATCTTTGAAGTATTGCGCCAGCGGCAGTTTAGCTAGGTGGCTACCGATATCATCGGGAGGCGATGGGGTTGGTGGTTTTTTCTGAGCTGGAAGAATTCGCGGTCCTTGATGATGAACAAGTGGCCGAACGGGCCCGTTGTGGCGATGACGCCGCCCTCAACTTTTTGTTGCATAAATACCGCGGTTTCGTCCAGACCAAAGCCAGGTCCTACTTTCTTATGGGGGCTGATCATGAGGATATAGTTCAGGAGGGAATGATCGGCCTGTATAAGGCGATTCGGGATTTCCGGATGGAAAAACCGGCATCCTTCCGCGCCTTTGCGGAACTTTGTGTGACCCGGCAAATCATCACAGCGGTGAAAACAGCCAGTAGACAAAAACATGCTCCCCTTAATACTTATATTTCCCTGCATAAGCCTATCCATGATGAAGAATCCGAACGCACACTTCTCGATATTATCTCCAGTCAACAAGTGGCCGATCCTGAGGAACTGCTCATTGATAAAGAAGAGTTTGACCATATGTGCCGACAAATGAATGAGCTGTTGAGCGATCTCGAAAAGGAAGTCCTCATATGTTATCTTGAAGGGAAATCATATCAAGAGATCGCGACTATGTTGAAGCGCCATGTCAAATCAATCGATAACGCCCTACAACGAATCAAACGCAAAGTGGAGCGCTTTTTAACCGAAAGAGACGTGGCGGTTTAGCATTTGGCCCCCTAAGGGATTTGGGTGGTTCTCAGGTGTCCCGTTCCTGCCGTAGGCTATCCTTTGGTCCCGGGTTTGCCCTTGGCGGAGTAGTGTGGGATCTGAATATAGGAGGTTCCCTGTAGCTTGCGCCCGCATTTCTTTTTCTGCTGCGACGAAACCCCGGTACCGACCGCCGAAAAAGAGACTGGTGGCCCCTGCGAACCGGTTCTGGCCTGTTACCTAAAGCTTGCCCTTCCTCGCCGAGCAATCCTTTCCAGACGTATGCGCGAAAGGGTGAAGGGTGCAGGCCCTCCTTCCATATAGTATAAATCTGTGTCAATACCCTACATCTAGTTTGCCGCTTCCTGCAGGAATTTCCCGCGTGTCGTAGAACTACTTTTCTCGGTAATCGTGCTCACCTCTAAGAAGGGGTTCAGGCCATGGACTCCGGTAGGAAACACGGTCACTTTTCCTTCTAAGTCTGCCACTCTGAAGACAGTGTGCGGGAATCTAACCCTATCCACCAAACTTCATTACGCCATTACACTCTGACCGGATCTGGGGTACGTGCGGCCAGAGAAGTGCCCGTACAGATCCTATACCGATGTCTCAGAGAGGATGCAAGAGAAGGAGTGCGCTAGGGGCAAAGGGCTCTATTCCTGTCTTCTGGGATGGCCATGAGTACGCTGAAAACAAGCGCTTGTAGCCCCATTGGAAAGTAGATGTCTTTGTACAGGGCATCTTCCGTACAACTCTATCCTGTGGGATACGGTCTTGACTTCGACATGTTTCAGCAAGCAACATCACAATGTGGTTTAGGAGTGTATGTATGGGTTACTTTGCCTTGGTATTAGTCCTGGTGGTGTGTTTTGTCATAACTGTCCTTGTCGTGAAGAAGCCGGTTTTGGCGATATCGTTCAAAGGCCAGACTATAAGAGCAGAAAGCTTTTGGTTGGTCTCCCTGGTAATCCCTGTAGTATTACTGGCTGTGGGTGCTATCACTCCCCTTGAGGTGTTAAGGGGAATCACAGCCAGCGAGAGCATGAATCCGCTGAAGATTCTTGTACTTTTCATGTCCATGTGTTTTATTTCCGTTATGCTAGATAGGGCAGGGTTCTTCGAGTACTGTGCCCTAAAGGCCATGAGCCGCTCGGATAGAGACCAACTCCACCTATTCGTGGTATTCTATGCCGTGATCGCGGTCCTTACCGTCTTTACGAGCAACGATATCATCATCCTCACTTTTACTCCGTTCATTTACCATTTTGCCAAGAAGGCTGGCATAAATCCTGTGCCGTACATCATCGCGGAATTCGTCGCTGCCAATACGTGGAGTCTGGTACTGATGATCGGCAACCCTACAAATATCTATATCGCCTCTTCTACAGGTACAACCTTTATTGGATACCTGCGGGTCATGGTATTGCCCAGCATTGCTGCGGGGTTGACCTCTTTTCTTATGTTGCTTCTTATCTTCCGACGGCAATTGATGGAATCCTTGGGTGTGTCCTCCGTACACGGGCACTCCGCTGAGAAGGTGGAGTTGAAGGATAAGACTATCGCCGCGTTATCCCTAGTTACTCTGGGACTTTGCGTGCTTACACTGACTGTAGGCTCTTACATTGATCTGGAGATGTGGCTCATATCCTTGGTGTTTGCACTTCTTCTCCTGATCGGGGCTTGGCTGGTGAACCTTCACCGCAGCACTGACCAGGCCAAAACCGCTGACACAGAGTATCAGGTGGATATAACAGATGTGTTTAAGGGTTTACCCTATTCACTGGTTCCCTTTCTCTTGTCCATGTTTATAGCAGTCTTGACCTTGAAAAAGCACGGAATTACAGATGCGTTATCCCGACTAATGTTTTCGGCCACCAATCATCCTTGGGATGTAGGGCTTCTTTTCGGTTTTGCTTCTGCCCTCTCTTCAAACATCATCAATAACATTCCTATGAGCATCCTGTTCTCCGGTGTTTTACACAACGGGGCTACAAGTCCCCATTTGCCTGTGGCAATTTACGCCACCATCATAGGTTCAAACATCGGTGCCTTCTTTAGTCCTATTGGTGCCCTTGCCGGAGTAATGCTGGTGAAGA
The genomic region above belongs to Bacillota bacterium and contains:
- a CDS encoding Mini-ribonuclease 3; amino-acid sequence: MEGELKNSGGLFCQLSVAEAKQLSPAVLAYVGDAVYELYVRSWLVEKPAMKLDQMHRRTVAKVNAECQADFLKKMLDKLSEEEKDVVRRGRNCKQGTLPRSTSATKYRQSTGFEALVGFLFLTGQEQRLKEVLGFGE
- the rlmB gene encoding 23S rRNA (guanosine(2251)-2'-O)-methyltransferase RlmB translates to METLIFGRNPVLEAIRAGRLIHKIVLPKQAQLRTKSGDVLHTIKQRAAQAGILVEYVDREVLDELVPGQNHQGVIAVVEPFSYTPFDEFLADLGKGKTPLVVLLDHWQDPQNLGSLLRTAEAAGVDGVILPKRRSVGVNATVAKVAAGALEYVKVVQVSNLVQTIGVLKEHGLWIAGASANAPQSCYQTDFTVPLGLVIGSEGAGLSRLVEENCDFLTAIPMQGEISSLNAAVSAAILIFEVLRQRQFS
- the sigH gene encoding RNA polymerase sporulation sigma factor SigH, with the translated sequence MGLVVFSELEEFAVLDDEQVAERARCGDDAALNFLLHKYRGFVQTKARSYFLMGADHEDIVQEGMIGLYKAIRDFRMEKPASFRAFAELCVTRQIITAVKTASRQKHAPLNTYISLHKPIHDEESERTLLDIISSQQVADPEELLIDKEEFDHMCRQMNELLSDLEKEVLICYLEGKSYQEIATMLKRHVKSIDNALQRIKRKVERFLTERDVAV